The following proteins are co-located in the Clostridia bacterium genome:
- the tpiA gene encoding triose-phosphate isomerase encodes MRTPIIAGNWKMNNTIAATKALITDLIPLVKDAKAEVVICTPYTDLATAVELTKGTNIKVGAENVHWAEKGAFTGEISADMLVELGVTYVIIGHSERRQYFGETDQTVNARVKAALQKGLKPIICVGETLEEREGGKVEEVLVRQTTEALKDIAEAELMNIVVAYEPVWAIGTGKTATAEVANDTIKIIRDTIAKLYSKATAEEVVRIQYGGSMNPKNVKELMAMPEIDGGLIGGASLKAPDFSLVVNY; translated from the coding sequence ATGAGAACTCCCATTATCGCAGGAAACTGGAAAATGAACAACACGATCGCGGCGACCAAGGCTTTGATTACCGATCTCATCCCCCTCGTCAAAGACGCGAAGGCGGAAGTCGTCATCTGCACGCCGTATACCGATCTCGCGACCGCGGTCGAACTCACCAAAGGAACGAACATTAAGGTCGGCGCGGAGAACGTCCACTGGGCGGAAAAAGGCGCGTTTACCGGAGAAATCTCCGCGGATATGCTCGTCGAACTCGGCGTGACCTACGTCATCATCGGTCACAGCGAGCGCAGACAGTACTTCGGCGAGACCGATCAGACCGTCAACGCGCGCGTCAAAGCGGCTCTCCAAAAGGGTTTGAAGCCCATCATCTGCGTCGGTGAAACCTTGGAAGAAAGGGAAGGCGGCAAGGTTGAAGAAGTCCTCGTCCGTCAAACCACCGAAGCCTTGAAGGACATCGCGGAAGCGGAACTTATGAACATCGTCGTCGCGTACGAACCCGTTTGGGCGATCGGCACCGGCAAGACCGCGACCGCCGAAGTCGCGAACGACACGATCAAGATCATCCGTGACACCATCGCGAAACTTTATTCCAAAGCGACCGCGGAAGAAGTCGTCCGCATCCAATACGGCGGCAGCATGAATCCGAAGAACGTCAAAGAGCTTATGGCAATGCCTGAGATCGACGGCGGTTTGATCGGCGGCGCGAGCCTCAAAGCTCCCGATTTCAGCCTCGTGGTGAATTATTGA